Proteins from one Cystobacter ferrugineus genomic window:
- a CDS encoding efflux RND transporter periplasmic adaptor subunit, whose product MAEHDQIFRKEALDYQAGAQGQGTVLRLSPSWTRWAFWLLLAVVGFYVMFGIFGWVSQYATGPAVVRMVDRLEVTALSAGQVTSVEVQPGQRVKEGQILARFFAGPEQASLERYEHEFELLLLQRMRDLTNEAADQSLTSLRAEMELAKFQLEQRLVRAPQAGVVSDVRVRRGQHLSEGEVVVALVQEDSPMEVIAMLPGGSRPLLAKGGKMRLELEGFQYQYQELIIDQVGDGLVGPEEVRRYLGPELADSLTVNGAVVLVRAHAPSRFFEADGKRLTYFDGMQGTVDARVKSERIILTIIPGLKVLFH is encoded by the coding sequence ATGGCAGAGCACGATCAGATCTTCCGGAAAGAGGCGCTCGACTACCAGGCTGGAGCCCAAGGGCAGGGAACCGTCCTGCGGCTCTCTCCCTCGTGGACACGCTGGGCCTTCTGGCTGCTGCTGGCGGTGGTCGGCTTCTATGTCATGTTCGGCATATTTGGATGGGTCTCCCAATACGCGACCGGTCCGGCGGTGGTACGGATGGTTGACCGGCTGGAGGTGACAGCACTCTCGGCGGGGCAGGTCACGTCGGTGGAGGTGCAGCCAGGACAGCGTGTGAAGGAAGGGCAGATCCTGGCGCGCTTCTTCGCCGGGCCGGAGCAGGCCAGCCTGGAGCGCTACGAGCACGAGTTCGAACTGCTCCTGCTGCAACGGATGAGAGACCTCACGAACGAGGCGGCGGACCAGTCCCTGACCTCGCTGCGCGCGGAGATGGAACTGGCGAAGTTCCAGCTCGAGCAGCGGCTGGTGCGAGCGCCCCAGGCGGGAGTGGTGAGCGACGTGCGGGTCCGGCGTGGCCAACACCTCTCCGAGGGGGAGGTGGTGGTTGCGCTGGTGCAGGAGGACTCGCCCATGGAAGTCATCGCGATGCTTCCCGGCGGGTCCCGCCCGCTCCTCGCCAAGGGAGGAAAGATGCGCCTGGAACTGGAGGGGTTCCAATATCAATACCAGGAGTTGATCATCGACCAGGTCGGGGATGGGCTGGTGGGGCCGGAAGAGGTACGCCGGTACCTGGGCCCGGAGTTGGCGGACAGTCTCACGGTCAACGGGGCCGTGGTGCTGGTGCGAGCCCACGCCCCCTCCCGGTTCTTCGAGGCGGATGGCAAGCGGCTCACTTATTTCGATGGAATGCAGGGCACGGTCGATGCGCGGGTGAAGTCGGAGCGCATCATCCTGACCATCATCCCTGGATTGAAGGTCCTGTTCCACTGA
- a CDS encoding type II TA system antitoxin MqsA family protein: MECLNCGGKMETRRENHRYTESGLDNVTLVGVEVRRCATCGEWELVLPRVEALHRSLALTLVRKRTRLTAKEVRFLRKYLGFSGEDFARRMHVAPETVSRWETGKQDMGWTAEMALRLMVVHEERMTDYHLAELEEVDVEKRQSELMAFQSVRTHWEPTDLGAQV; the protein is encoded by the coding sequence ATGGAGTGCCTGAACTGTGGCGGGAAGATGGAGACGCGCCGGGAGAACCACCGATATACCGAGTCCGGCCTGGATAACGTGACGCTGGTGGGGGTGGAAGTTCGCCGCTGCGCGACCTGTGGAGAGTGGGAACTGGTGTTGCCGCGCGTGGAAGCGCTACACCGCAGCTTGGCGCTGACGTTGGTGAGGAAGCGGACCCGGTTGACCGCCAAGGAGGTCCGTTTTCTGCGAAAGTATCTGGGGTTCTCTGGAGAAGATTTCGCGCGCCGGATGCACGTGGCGCCGGAGACTGTGTCGAGGTGGGAGACGGGCAAGCAGGACATGGGCTGGACCGCAGAGATGGCTCTGCGTCTCATGGTGGTGCATGAGGAGCGGATGACCGACTACCACTTGGCGGAACTGGAAGAGGTGGACGTGGAGAAGCGCCAGTCTGAGTTGATGGCATTTCAGTCGGTCCGAACGCATTGGGAGCCGACCGATTTGGGCGCGCAGGTTTGA
- a CDS encoding cupin domain-containing protein, which translates to MFHLDRHFSLGGALFTLDGILEAFGGSHEEPGFLERPTALPEELRGQAMVVYSPRRRVDESLLRPLGPPEDIGGEVLEGEPVLSARVDFSEQGMMAGIFKATTGKVRIHFPFTEHATILEGEVTLTDEMRQTRTLKKGDSYFIRQGQTIIWDVKGKHVIKSFFNITR; encoded by the coding sequence ATGTTTCATCTCGATCGTCATTTTTCGTTGGGGGGGGCGCTGTTCACGCTCGATGGGATTCTGGAGGCCTTTGGTGGAAGCCATGAGGAGCCGGGCTTCCTCGAACGGCCCACGGCCTTGCCCGAGGAACTCAGGGGACAGGCGATGGTCGTCTACTCGCCGCGGCGGCGCGTGGACGAATCGCTCCTGCGCCCGCTGGGGCCCCCGGAGGACATCGGTGGCGAGGTCCTCGAAGGCGAGCCCGTCCTCTCCGCCCGGGTCGACTTCAGCGAGCAGGGCATGATGGCTGGCATCTTCAAGGCGACCACCGGGAAGGTGAGGATCCACTTCCCCTTCACCGAGCACGCCACCATCCTCGAGGGGGAAGTCACCCTCACCGATGAGATGCGCCAGACCCGCACCCTGAAGAAGGGTGACAGCTACTTCATCCGCCAGGGGCAGACCATCATCTGGGACGTCAAGGGCAAGCACGTCATCAAGAGCTTCTTCAACATCACCCGGTGA
- a CDS encoding PKD domain-containing protein — MLSACVSDPAATPLPECAPQEVGGPLWVTADCVDPLYNRPVIDSQTDLATPVPHHKVSGHFEGTDKRFNFYFPPKSQWEGRFFNLVYPLQDENATDEDVSFGADSGAYTVQTNGGGGYRVDAAAAKFSKTVAASYYGSSRRIHGYIYGGSGGSYQTLGAIENSSGVWDGAVPFIPGVPTSIPNDFFIRAFARFVVEDKAPRIASAVSPGGSGDPYTGLDDVERAVLLEVTRLGIPLRAWEDSAYVLGLNDAQGLLGFASAVRGSDPTYVDDFWSKPGYLGTEQSALGELFRAARRDHLATITEVNRNAQNVPASLSLDGAPTVPTTTALDYTLYAADGTTRVGTLSGSLDPATKVFTLGSGNPDSVLSAIGTGARLRIDNQWSLALLSYHRHQVPQRPGFSAWNQFRAPDGTPLYPQRPIEMGPIISRGVTDGGTHNGMIHGKVIVVANLLDTDAYPWHADWYSTRVRESLGERYDDNFRLWYNDNADHIGPRTARLVQYNGILQQALRDVSAWVEQGVAPARSTRYDVVDSQIRVPENAEARQGIQPVVELTVNGAALIDVAAGQTVTFVAKIQVPPGAGQVVGTEWDFAGTGNFMASPFGSPSQTVEVSVPFTYTMPGTYFPALRATAQREGDTSTPFAKVQNLGRVRVVVHEKDDEQWAPARQ, encoded by the coding sequence ATGCTCAGCGCGTGCGTGAGCGACCCTGCCGCGACGCCACTGCCGGAGTGCGCACCACAGGAAGTCGGTGGGCCCCTGTGGGTCACGGCTGACTGTGTCGACCCGCTGTACAACCGCCCGGTCATCGACAGCCAGACCGATCTGGCCACCCCGGTGCCGCATCACAAGGTGTCGGGCCACTTCGAGGGCACCGATAAGCGGTTCAACTTCTACTTCCCGCCGAAGAGCCAGTGGGAGGGCCGCTTCTTCAACCTCGTGTACCCGCTCCAGGACGAGAACGCGACCGACGAGGACGTCAGCTTCGGCGCGGACAGCGGGGCGTACACGGTGCAGACAAACGGCGGCGGTGGCTACCGGGTCGACGCGGCCGCGGCCAAATTCTCCAAGACGGTCGCGGCGAGCTACTACGGTTCGTCCAGACGGATCCATGGCTACATCTACGGCGGTAGCGGTGGCTCCTACCAGACCCTCGGTGCCATCGAGAACAGCTCCGGGGTGTGGGATGGCGCCGTGCCGTTCATCCCAGGCGTGCCGACCTCCATCCCGAACGATTTCTTCATCCGGGCCTTCGCGCGTTTCGTGGTGGAGGACAAGGCACCACGGATAGCGAGCGCGGTGAGCCCAGGGGGGAGCGGTGACCCCTACACCGGGCTCGATGATGTGGAGCGGGCAGTGTTGCTCGAGGTGACGAGGCTGGGCATACCGCTGCGGGCCTGGGAGGACTCCGCGTATGTGCTTGGTCTGAACGATGCTCAGGGCCTCCTCGGTTTCGCGAGCGCGGTTCGAGGCAGCGATCCCACGTATGTCGACGACTTCTGGAGCAAGCCGGGGTACCTTGGTACGGAGCAGTCGGCCCTCGGCGAGCTGTTCCGTGCCGCCAGGCGCGACCACCTCGCCACCATCACCGAGGTCAACCGGAACGCACAGAACGTACCGGCAAGCCTGTCCCTCGATGGCGCGCCAACGGTCCCGACGACAACCGCTCTCGACTACACGCTCTACGCAGCCGACGGCACGACGAGGGTCGGGACCCTGTCGGGTTCACTGGACCCGGCCACGAAGGTCTTCACCCTCGGGAGCGGGAACCCAGACAGCGTGCTGAGCGCCATCGGCACCGGCGCCAGGCTGCGGATCGACAACCAGTGGTCCCTCGCGCTGCTCTCGTACCATCGGCACCAGGTTCCACAGCGGCCGGGCTTCTCCGCTTGGAACCAGTTCAGGGCGCCTGACGGAACACCGCTCTACCCTCAGCGTCCCATCGAGATGGGCCCGATCATCTCCCGCGGCGTGACCGACGGCGGTACGCACAACGGCATGATCCACGGCAAGGTCATCGTGGTCGCCAACCTGCTCGACACCGACGCCTATCCCTGGCATGCCGACTGGTACAGCACGAGGGTGAGGGAGTCCCTCGGCGAGCGCTACGACGACAACTTCCGGCTCTGGTACAACGACAACGCGGATCACATCGGTCCCCGCACTGCCCGTCTCGTGCAGTACAACGGCATCCTCCAGCAGGCACTTCGAGACGTGAGCGCCTGGGTAGAGCAGGGCGTGGCGCCCGCGCGATCGACCCGTTACGACGTGGTCGACAGTCAGATCCGGGTGCCGGAGAACGCCGAGGCGCGCCAAGGTATCCAGCCCGTCGTCGAGCTGACCGTCAACGGCGCCGCCTTGATCGACGTCGCCGCCGGCCAGACCGTCACCTTCGTGGCGAAGATCCAGGTCCCGCCAGGGGCCGGCCAGGTCGTGGGCACCGAGTGGGATTTCGCCGGCACGGGCAACTTCATGGCATCGCCCTTCGGAAGTCCCAGTCAGACGGTGGAGGTGTCGGTGCCATTCACCTACACCATGCCCGGTACCTACTTCCCGGCGCTGCGAGCGACCGCCCAGCGTGAGGGAGACACGAGCACGCCCTTCGCGAAGGTCCAGAACCTGGGTCGCGTTCGTGTCGTGGTCCACGAGAAGGACGATGAGCAATGGGCACCCGCGCGCCAGTAA
- a CDS encoding copper homeostasis protein CutC: MPKAILEVCAFNIQSCLIAEKAGAYRVELCDNPTEGGTTPSHGAIKRTRERISIKLYPLVRPRAGNYYYDEDEIAIIEEDIRVCRDLGCDGISIGAQLLDGRIDKDLMKRFVELAGPMGVTCNRAFDATPDMFQALEDLIEVGCERVLTSGQASGAPEAGRVLGELVKAAGERIIIMPGAGIRSSNLGKLMEESGAREYHGSVRRPTANPMTHGNPRVLDFGSVYLPDEQELAGILAQMR, encoded by the coding sequence ATGCCCAAGGCCATCCTCGAAGTCTGCGCGTTCAACATCCAGTCATGCCTCATCGCGGAGAAGGCCGGTGCCTACCGCGTCGAGCTTTGCGACAATCCGACGGAAGGTGGAACCACCCCGAGTCACGGTGCCATCAAGCGGACCCGGGAGAGGATCTCCATCAAGCTCTACCCCCTCGTGAGACCCCGGGCGGGCAACTACTATTACGATGAGGACGAGATCGCCATCATCGAGGAAGACATCCGCGTCTGCCGTGATCTCGGTTGTGATGGAATTTCCATCGGCGCGCAGTTGCTCGATGGACGGATCGACAAGGACTTGATGAAGCGGTTCGTCGAACTGGCGGGGCCGATGGGCGTCACCTGCAACCGTGCCTTCGATGCGACGCCGGACATGTTCCAGGCCCTGGAGGATCTGATCGAAGTGGGTTGCGAGCGTGTGCTCACGTCGGGTCAGGCCAGTGGCGCGCCAGAAGCGGGAAGGGTCTTGGGAGAGCTGGTGAAGGCCGCGGGCGAGCGCATCATCATCATGCCGGGGGCGGGAATCCGCTCATCCAACCTCGGAAAGCTGATGGAGGAGTCTGGTGCGCGGGAATACCACGGCTCCGTGCGCAGACCCACGGCCAACCCCATGACACATGGCAACCCCAGGGTGTTGGACTTCGGGAGTGTCTATCTACCGGATGAACAGGAGTTGGCGGGCATCCTGGCGCAGATGAGGTAG
- a CDS encoding peptidase domain-containing ABC transporter, whose amino-acid sequence MISPLHSLRKRFPELLRLGLPARRRRIPHIQQMDASDCGAACLGMVLSYHGKVVRLDDIRQVLGVDRDGATALTLLETARWYGLRGRGVTLEVEDIDYLPAGSILHWEFRHFVVFERLGKGWVDVVDPEVGRRRVPLDQFRRSFTGVALLLEPGDTFVQEKGQKLPLRRYLEQLLLQSGMLPRILLISLLVQLFALGLPVLTGTITDRVVPRSDYHLLLVLSVAMGSLIFFQFLASMVRSYLLLHLRTELDARMTLGFVEHLVELPYVFFQRRAVGDLMNRLGSNTTIREMLTSGVLSGLLDGSMVILFLGVLFIMNVPLALLVLGLSALQVGVFAWSWRRQSELMARSLEATAKTEAYEVEFLTGMETLKAMGGEHRAVERWSGMFVDVLNISLLRGRLETLVESLLSTLQLGAPLVTLCFGAWQVLRGVLSLGSMLALNAVAVGFLGPLGNMVSTMMQLQLLGSYLDRIHDVMDAPPEQPAGKARRAHKLTGHISLEKVSFSYGPHAPLVIRDVSVEIQPGQRVAIVGRSGAGKSTLANLLLGMYQPSAGRILYDGMDLSELDLRSVRQQLGIVLQNPALFSASIRSNITLADPALPLEAVVEAARLAQIHEEVLAMPMGYESLLLDRGTSLSGGQRQRLALARALVRKPAILLLDEATSALDAITESKVHQALATLECTRIVIAHRLSTVTGADLILTLEDGALVEAGTHQQLLARGGIYATLVAAQLG is encoded by the coding sequence ATGATCAGCCCACTCCACTCCCTGCGGAAACGATTCCCGGAGTTGCTCCGGCTGGGTCTGCCTGCACGCCGCAGGCGGATTCCCCACATCCAGCAGATGGATGCCAGTGATTGTGGCGCGGCCTGTCTGGGCATGGTGCTCTCGTACCATGGCAAGGTGGTGCGCCTGGACGACATCCGCCAGGTCCTCGGCGTGGACCGGGACGGCGCGACCGCGCTGACCCTCCTCGAGACCGCCCGCTGGTATGGGCTGCGTGGCCGCGGGGTCACCCTGGAGGTGGAGGACATCGACTACCTCCCGGCGGGCTCCATCCTCCACTGGGAATTCCGCCACTTCGTGGTCTTCGAGCGCCTGGGCAAGGGCTGGGTCGACGTGGTGGATCCAGAGGTGGGCCGGCGGCGGGTGCCGCTCGACCAGTTCCGCCGGTCGTTCACGGGCGTGGCCCTGCTGCTGGAGCCTGGCGACACCTTCGTGCAGGAGAAGGGCCAGAAGCTCCCGCTCCGGCGTTACCTGGAGCAGCTCCTGCTTCAATCGGGGATGCTGCCCCGCATCCTCCTCATCTCCCTGCTGGTGCAGCTCTTCGCCCTGGGGCTGCCGGTGCTCACCGGGACCATCACGGACAGGGTGGTGCCCCGCAGCGACTACCACCTGCTGCTCGTGCTGAGCGTGGCGATGGGCTCGCTGATCTTCTTCCAGTTCCTGGCGTCGATGGTGCGCTCCTATCTGTTGTTGCACCTGCGCACCGAGCTGGATGCGCGCATGACGCTGGGCTTCGTGGAGCACCTGGTGGAGCTGCCGTACGTGTTCTTCCAGCGCAGGGCGGTGGGCGATCTCATGAATCGCCTCGGCAGCAATACCACCATCCGCGAGATGCTGACCTCGGGGGTGCTCTCAGGCCTGCTGGATGGCTCCATGGTGATCCTGTTCCTGGGGGTGTTGTTCATCATGAACGTGCCCCTGGCGCTGCTGGTGCTGGGACTCTCGGCGCTCCAGGTGGGCGTGTTCGCCTGGAGTTGGCGGCGGCAGTCGGAGTTGATGGCCCGCAGCCTGGAGGCGACGGCGAAGACCGAGGCCTACGAGGTGGAGTTCCTCACCGGCATGGAGACCTTGAAGGCGATGGGTGGCGAGCACCGGGCGGTGGAGCGCTGGTCGGGGATGTTCGTGGATGTGCTCAACATCTCGCTCCTGCGTGGACGGCTCGAAACCCTGGTCGAGTCGCTGCTGAGCACCCTGCAGCTCGGCGCGCCCCTGGTCACCCTGTGCTTCGGAGCCTGGCAGGTGCTCCGTGGAGTGCTCAGCCTGGGCAGCATGCTGGCGCTCAACGCGGTGGCGGTGGGCTTCCTCGGGCCGCTCGGGAACATGGTCTCCACGATGATGCAGTTGCAGCTCCTGGGCAGCTACCTCGATCGGATCCATGACGTGATGGATGCACCTCCCGAGCAGCCGGCGGGCAAGGCGCGCCGGGCGCACAAGCTCACGGGACACATCTCCCTGGAGAAGGTCTCGTTCAGCTACGGCCCCCACGCGCCCCTGGTGATACGAGACGTGTCGGTGGAAATCCAACCCGGGCAGCGCGTGGCCATCGTGGGCCGCTCGGGGGCGGGCAAGTCCACCCTCGCCAACCTGCTGCTGGGTATGTACCAACCCAGCGCGGGACGCATCTTGTACGACGGGATGGACCTGTCGGAGCTGGACCTGCGCTCGGTCCGCCAGCAGTTGGGAATCGTCCTGCAGAACCCGGCCCTGTTCAGCGCGAGCATCCGCTCCAACATCACCCTGGCGGACCCCGCCCTTCCCCTGGAAGCCGTGGTGGAGGCCGCCAGACTGGCGCAGATCCACGAGGAGGTGCTCGCCATGCCCATGGGCTACGAAAGCCTGCTGCTGGATCGCGGGACCTCGCTCTCCGGCGGGCAGCGGCAGCGGCTCGCGCTCGCCCGGGCGCTCGTCCGCAAGCCCGCCATTCTGCTGCTGGACGAGGCCACCAGCGCTTTGGATGCCATTACCGAGAGCAAGGTCCACCAGGCACTGGCAACTCTCGAGTGCACACGCATCGTGATTGCCCATCGGTTGAGCACTGTCACTGGCGCGGATCTGATCCTCACCCTGGAGGATGGCGCCCTGGTGGAGGCGGGGACGCACCAGCAATTGCTCGCCCGCGGAGGAATCTATGCCACGCTGGTGGCGGCCCAGTTGGGTTGA
- a CDS encoding GH92 family glycosyl hydrolase, which yields MSSSPLMTLRGAGLVLGALLLAFDAQAQAPTPTQEVNPFIGTTNGGNVFPGPVAPFGMVSFSPDQSPLPGRRAPIAAPGGYEWRSNGIRGFSLTHLSGSGCAGAGGDIPLMPITTPVRLSPSSPDAYTAYSSLMSHAKESASPGAYRVAMENGVTVELAATPRTAVGRFTFPADRPANVLFRTSDSQTGSTAAVTRIAPDKRTVSGSVTSGNFCGYLATDRRESYYTLHFVAVFDQPFTTGGTWRDGVVTPGSTSTEGGTTYGELGFPPAGKGSGGWISFDPKTSPVVNVRIGVSYVDEAGALANLEAESPASATLEGTQGATRDAWNQVLGKIRIEGGSRDDRTVFYTALYHSLIHPSLHSDVDGRYRGMDGRIHEVSGAQKAQYANFSGWDVYRSQVQLVTLLEPKVGSDLAQSLLNQAHQNGGVWDRWTHVTGATGVMNGDPSPPTVAAIHAFGGRDFDLKGAYASLLKAATVPTPKDLGRVGCPVLCQGQRPGLDQWLSRHYMPVGSPGWGSASDTLELAAADFAMAQLARLAGDKTNVRRFTERSGWWRNLYNPAATSAGGYIQPRKADGSWPAFDPASDDEFVEGSGAQYLWMVPFDPAGLFELMGGRDKARARLDGFFQDEKGEWVVTKAGPLHAELDNEPSIAAPWLYLFAGEPWKTQAVVRAAMRKIWTNAPEGISGNDDLGQMSSWYVWSALGLYPVYPGRAELVVGSPLFASARIIRPGATLTIKGTGAAPGAPYVRGLKVNGKPSQRAWLPADFIARDGVLEFELSPTPDRGWGAAPADAPPSFGPRSTR from the coding sequence TTGTCGTCCTCTCCCCTCATGACCCTCCGCGGCGCCGGCCTGGTGCTGGGTGCCCTCCTCCTGGCCTTCGACGCCCAGGCCCAGGCTCCGACGCCAACTCAGGAAGTGAATCCCTTCATCGGCACGACGAACGGAGGCAACGTCTTTCCAGGACCCGTCGCGCCGTTCGGCATGGTGTCCTTCAGCCCCGACCAGAGCCCTCTGCCCGGTAGACGCGCGCCCATCGCCGCACCTGGCGGGTACGAGTGGCGCTCCAATGGAATCCGGGGCTTCAGCCTCACCCACCTGTCGGGCAGTGGTTGCGCCGGAGCAGGGGGCGATATCCCCCTCATGCCCATCACCACCCCGGTGCGCCTCTCTCCTTCCTCGCCAGACGCCTACACCGCCTATTCCAGCTTGATGAGCCATGCGAAGGAGAGCGCCTCGCCCGGCGCCTATCGCGTGGCGATGGAGAACGGCGTGACCGTCGAGCTGGCGGCGACGCCGAGGACGGCGGTGGGCCGGTTCACCTTCCCGGCCGACAGGCCCGCCAACGTCTTGTTCCGCACCTCCGACTCGCAGACCGGCAGCACCGCCGCCGTCACCCGCATCGCGCCGGACAAACGAACGGTCTCGGGCTCGGTGACCAGCGGCAACTTCTGCGGCTACCTCGCCACCGACCGGCGCGAGAGCTACTACACGCTTCATTTCGTGGCGGTGTTCGACCAGCCCTTCACGACGGGCGGCACGTGGCGCGATGGCGTGGTGACGCCCGGCTCGACCTCGACGGAAGGCGGCACCACCTATGGCGAGCTGGGCTTCCCACCGGCGGGCAAGGGCTCCGGCGGATGGATCTCCTTCGACCCGAAGACCTCTCCCGTGGTCAACGTGCGGATCGGCGTGTCCTATGTCGACGAGGCGGGTGCCCTGGCCAATCTGGAGGCCGAGAGTCCGGCCTCGGCGACGCTGGAGGGGACGCAAGGCGCCACGCGTGACGCCTGGAACCAGGTGCTGGGGAAGATCCGCATCGAGGGCGGAAGCCGCGACGACCGCACGGTGTTCTACACGGCGCTCTACCATTCCCTGATTCATCCCAGTCTGCACAGCGACGTGGATGGCCGCTACCGAGGCATGGACGGCAGGATCCACGAGGTCTCGGGCGCCCAGAAGGCGCAATACGCCAACTTCTCCGGCTGGGACGTCTATCGCTCGCAGGTGCAGCTCGTCACGCTGTTGGAGCCCAAGGTCGGCTCCGACCTCGCCCAGTCCCTGCTCAACCAGGCCCACCAGAACGGTGGCGTCTGGGATCGCTGGACGCACGTCACGGGGGCGACGGGGGTGATGAACGGCGATCCCTCGCCACCCACGGTGGCCGCCATCCACGCCTTCGGCGGACGCGACTTCGACCTGAAGGGCGCCTACGCCTCGCTCCTCAAGGCCGCGACGGTGCCGACGCCCAAGGACCTCGGCCGCGTCGGCTGTCCGGTTCTCTGCCAGGGCCAGCGGCCGGGGCTCGATCAATGGCTGTCGCGCCACTACATGCCCGTCGGCTCGCCCGGCTGGGGCAGTGCGTCCGACACGTTGGAACTGGCGGCGGCCGATTTCGCCATGGCGCAGCTCGCGCGCCTGGCCGGCGACAAGACGAACGTCCGGCGCTTCACCGAACGGTCGGGATGGTGGCGCAACCTGTACAACCCCGCCGCCACGAGCGCGGGCGGCTACATCCAGCCGCGCAAGGCCGATGGAAGCTGGCCCGCCTTCGACCCGGCCTCCGATGACGAGTTCGTCGAGGGCTCGGGTGCCCAGTACCTGTGGATGGTCCCGTTCGATCCCGCCGGCTTGTTCGAGCTGATGGGCGGACGCGACAAGGCGCGGGCCCGTCTGGACGGGTTCTTCCAGGACGAGAAGGGGGAGTGGGTGGTCACCAAGGCTGGCCCGCTGCACGCCGAATTGGACAACGAGCCGTCCATCGCGGCCCCCTGGCTCTATCTGTTCGCCGGCGAGCCCTGGAAGACGCAGGCCGTCGTGCGCGCCGCCATGCGGAAGATCTGGACCAACGCACCCGAGGGCATCTCCGGAAACGACGACCTGGGGCAGATGTCGTCCTGGTACGTCTGGTCGGCATTGGGGCTGTATCCGGTCTACCCGGGGCGGGCCGAGCTGGTCGTCGGCAGTCCGCTGTTCGCGTCGGCGCGGATCATCCGTCCGGGCGCGACCCTCACCATCAAAGGCACCGGCGCCGCACCCGGCGCGCCCTATGTGCGCGGCCTCAAGGTCAATGGAAAGCCCTCCCAGCGGGCCTGGCTGCCGGCGGACTTCATTGCTCGCGACGGCGTCCTGGAGTTCGAACTCTCGCCAACGCCCGATCGCGGATGGGGCGCCGCTCCCGCGGATGCTCCGCCGTCCTTCGGCCCACGCTCAACCCGGTAG
- a CDS encoding class I lanthipeptide yields MIEINPKRLSLNRETIRNLSDENLEQVAGGQGRDRDRDRDRDRYSYRRHRGCHRPSRRYYDRRCRDY; encoded by the coding sequence ATGATCGAGATAAACCCGAAGAGGCTCAGCCTGAACAGGGAGACCATCCGGAATCTCTCGGATGAGAACCTGGAACAGGTCGCTGGTGGCCAAGGGCGGGACCGCGACAGAGACAGGGACAGAGATCGTTACTCCTACCGCCGCCACCGCGGCTGCCACCGCCCCTCGCGGCGCTACTACGACCGCAGGTGCCGTGACTACTAG
- a CDS encoding DUF4258 domain-containing protein, translated as MNRLNRNEAMKLVQRCLKEGQVSFSSHALEELDADDMTTQDAINVLRGGRIETEAEWERGSWRYRVSTPRYVVVVAFRPELNLVVVTAWRK; from the coding sequence GTGAATCGGCTGAACCGGAACGAGGCGATGAAGCTGGTTCAGCGCTGCTTGAAGGAAGGACAGGTGTCCTTCTCGAGCCACGCCCTTGAGGAACTGGACGCAGACGACATGACCACGCAGGACGCTATCAACGTTCTTCGTGGCGGTCGCATTGAGACGGAGGCTGAGTGGGAGCGAGGTAGTTGGCGCTATCGCGTGTCCACTCCGCGATACGTCGTGGTGGTGGCGTTTCGACCCGAGCTGAACCTGGTGGTCGTGACCGCTTGGCGGAAGTAG